TTTGAAATCATATTCAATCTACACAAAAATCAAGGattgtgttattattatatttccaGGGCTTTTTTTATATCTGCACTGAGACACTGATGGATGAATTACATGGTAGTCAGGACTGTTGTGGTCATCGTCAGACTCCCTCACACAGCGGTCCAGTAGATGCTattaaagaaagcagcaattcACAAGGCAGAGAGCTTTATGTCAGCACTCAATTAGAACAGGTTACATAACTGTAAGCTGCACAGAGAGATGAGTTATGATGTCTGTGTGCAcagatttatgtattttttttccatccataGCAAACCTTGCAGGTCTCAGGCAGAAACTCAATCATGTCTAGGATGGGACATCGCTGACTGGTGCCTGGAATGAACAGCCTCAAAGCCTCGGCACAcctggaagaacaacacaaaaactctAACTCTGAACTAAAACTTGGCTAGAATTTGACGGCATGGTTACACATCATGTCTACAAATTTAGAGTAATGTTGTAAAGGACACGTGCCTGAGATTTAGTGCCATCTAGTGATGAAGTTGCAAAATGTTCCTTCACACTGGTCTTTGAAAACTCACTGTATCATCCCCTAATAACATACATACCTGTCACTGTCAATCACAGCATTGACCACGTCCTTTCTGCCGTTCTGCAGAGCTTCATGGAGGAATGAAGTGTGATTCTTGTTTAGGCTGATCTCGGCCCCCCTAACCAGCAAGACCTTGACCGCAGCCACATGTCCCTCTCTTGCTGCGATGTGAAGTGCAGAGTTCTGGTGCATCAATATGTAACAGGAGACAGCATTTATTGTAGAATAAATTGTAGAATGTAGAATGTGTGTATTATTTAAGTATTCAATGGTTGATATAAGTGTTACAAAAACGTGTGCATGTGCCTTAACCATTTAGTCTCGAGTGcctgaagaaaaaacactgatCATACCCCATCCTCATCTGCTTTATCCAGTAACTTGATATGGGCTGCCAGGAGGATGtccattgtttgtgtgtatccTTCAGATGCAGCGTGGTGCAGACAAGTCCAACCCTTGTAGTCACTGTAAAAAATGCAGCAAGTGACATCTATAACAAATGTATACAATTTTGGGTCAGCATCACTTAATGATAGCAGAGTGTGCTGGGCACGTGTGTTTGTATGAACCTGTGAAAGAGGGCTCCTTTGCGCAGCAACAGCTGTACCACCTTGGTGTGCCCTCCCTTTGAAGCCAAATGGAGTGGTGTCAGGCCTCGTTCGTCGCCTTCATTCAGCAAACGGGAGTCTGTGATGCTCTCCAGTAACCGGTGACACGTGTTGATGCGCCCGTACCTTAAAGAAAAAAGGGATGCAGAGAATTATATTCACTCTTACGATTCAGTGGTTTCTAAAATGGAAATGATTTTGCAAAACCATGGGTTGGCTTTCAGGATATTAAATCACTTGAACCTTTAGGTACATGCTGACCTGTGCAatcatctgtctttgtctctgaaCCTTTTAAGAAAGTCAGCAGCACttcgtatgtgtgtgtgtgtgtgtgtgtgtgtgtgtgcactgaggtCCAGGTGAGGACAGGGGATGAGGTTTCTCCAGGAGTTAAAAGTGTGATATCATAGCATGGCCTTCATTTGCCCTCTAGCTCTAATGAAATGGAGGTACATGATAGAAAAATCGATACCAGTAATGTTGAATGTCCACTCATTTCACTACTATTATTAACATTTCTTCACATGTGCTTCGATAATTGAATTCTATTCTTGTGAGAGCCCCATGGAGGTCACGGTATAATTGGTATGTCATCGCAATTAATCTTCAAAAAGCTTCTGAGTACAGAAATTTCTCACAATAAGAGAACATTGTTAAATGTAGATACACATATTTCATCTGTCCACATAGGCATCTTTGATTTATCTTTTATAATGTTGTCTTAGGATTGATACTTGTGTCAAGTCAATgtcagcagctgtgacattgCAGCTAGTGCTTGTGCTTAAGACTAATTTGCAAAGTTTTAGCAACTGTGAGTGAAAATCCAGTTGAATCAGTATTGTTTTAGATCAATGGTATGGAAAGTCTTGCCCTCAGGGGCCAATCAAACTCACTGGGCAGCAAAGTGCAGCGCAGACTTCTTGTCCTTGGACTTGCATGCAAGGCCAACCTGCCCCGAGAGGCCCAGCATATTCTTCACTGAGTCATGGATGCCCAGTCTGCACGCATAGTGGAGTGGCGTGCAGCCCTCATTATCCTCGCAGCTCAGCAAGGCCTTCACACTGTTAAGCTAAAGCCAgacatattacacacacatttacattgtATAATATACGTACAGTATCTTGTACCCTTTACCCACACATACTCATAATATTTACAGAAACAGTCATACACTATAGCTCTTAGGCAAAGACCTCATAGAGTGAGGATGTAAAGAACTTAATCAGCTAGCTTTGAATGCATGCGGCTAATGAAGGCTCAAAGCAAATTGATCAAGGACGGTATAGTAATTAGATTGCGATCGTTTAAAGACATCTTTGTCCAAGCAGCATTTAATAAGCTGCAGACTGATCACACATACCTGCAGTACTTCCTCTGGGAGATTTTTCAGGCCTTTAGGCTGCAGGATGGCCAGGTGAAGGAAGTTACAACCACATTTAtctttcatgtttacatttgccCCTAAAAAAACATAACAGTATGCATGAGTGTCCATAGCCGTCTTTATCACAAACAGCTGGTGACGTACAGGACTGCAGTTCACcttttgacagcagcagagctacAGTCTTCCATGCTCCACAGCTCGCCGCCAGCAGCAGCGGAGAGTTTCCCTTACAGTCAGTGTGATTTAGGTCTGCACCCTGAGGGGAGAGTGTACTACAGCCTTAACATTACCTCATTAAGGTTAACACACCTTGCAATAATTATGGCAAATATGTCAGATGTCAGAATTCACAGTAGAACACTCTGTGAGGTTGGCCCTTGACCTGCAGTGGTGGAGCGGTGGTTACTGCATAGCTAAATGGACTTCCAAGGCAAGGAGCATATCGTTAACTCACTACAGTAGTTGCTGTGGTTAAAACCAAATACAGCAGCTGATTAAGAGGTTCATGGCCTAAGACTTTTGCTGTGCAATATTTGAAGTCaactttttatgttatttaagtTGGGGGCAAGAAATATTGTCATGCAGTCATCTGCTGCTTTGACCTAAGGGATCGTAGCACCTTAGGAGAGGGCAGGCAGACATGGCGACAGGTGGATGGTGCTCTGCTGAAATGCAGCAGAGAGCTGGGAGGATGACCCCCATCCTGGAAGGCccactttccaccactgatcagATCTATAACATGGATCCATGTCATTGTCCACAGCAAGCTCCAACTATCGAGGAGCTCATTGCAATTTTAGATCCTGAAAAATGTAACTATGATTAAGACTTGGGTCCACTTTTTGGCACactctgacctcttcttcttcttgatgaAGACAGTAAGAATGATGTTGGTCTGGACCACATTCTAGAGGTCCAAGAGGGCAGCATGCATGAAGGAAGGAGTCCAATGCTTGTATATTATGTTACAAAAATGACCGCTTCCACCTTTAGGCCCTGAACTTAATGTATACGGTATACCTGTTGTACATCTGtgtatgtatacatgtatatcAAAATAAAGAATTTTCTGCCGCTGCCAAAGGAAGTGACTCTTTGTACAGCATGTTTCAAGAGATATACACACACCCAGGTTTATTTCCTGTGGCAGTGTTTGCTAACAGAATGAGTTGACATGAGATGAATGTGGACTCCACCTCCTTTCCCAGCAACACAGCTCACGCAACAGATGGTGACAGATGGTCTACAAGCAATGAGGTGTGTGTTCTGCATTTACTAAGACAAGCAATGTATTTATAATTGCAAATATTGTTTAATGGTGGCAatgggagcacacacacagtagagtgCTGATTTTACCTAAGCTGTGtatattgggggggggggtgcagttCTTTGCACCCAAGGCACAAGATTAATAACAATCCCTCATTGAAGATGTGTGTAACagctgtgtatatgtgtgataTTTACCAGTGAGATGAGGTACTCTGCCAGCTCTGCATGGTCAAATATTGTAGCCCTGGAAAAGCAAACAGACTTGTTGTAAACCTGTGCCGTACCACACTCACACTGTCAGATGTGGAATAAGAATGATCCAACTCTAATTCTGCCTCGTCAGGGTGACATAAAGAGATTTCCCCTTGTGGTTGCTTTCATCTCTGAGATTGCAATGCTTCCATTTGATGACGCACTTTAATGACTAATTCTTGGTATTCCTGTGACGTTCTGCAGTAACAGAGAGTGGATGATTTGCACAACTGAAGGATGCTCGTTAATCCACAAATCTGTAAGTCCATGTCTGGCAAGAGAAAGGAGCATGGCCGCCTGTGTTTTAGTCAGCTTAAGTCAAATTAGTATGAGTATTTTACAGCGTTTTATAACAACAGCTGTGCCAACACAAATAGCTGTTGGACAAAATCTATTTGAGAAGCATATCTTTGTCATGTAATTAAATTGCTATTATTGTACCcaattaaattatattatagTGTTGATCTGATGCTGATCAACTGATCTTTATACAGCATGTAAGTAAGCAGTTAAGATAGTAATTGTAAATATTacacaaccagccaactcttaTCAAGAGTATGAGGAACGAGGTTGATATTCTCAGGTCATTGAACACCAGTGGTTACAAAATTGGCACCTGATCTGGTGTTGTTTCTCTCAAATGTGTTGTTCACTCAAGATTTCAAGGTCTGCTCGCCCCTGACCCCgctggcttttttttgttttcactcgtTTTGCTTTTAATCATAGCTGTATATTACATAAAAGgagttaggtaaagatcatcttaaaacacacaagttcagcacattaaatacaatttatataGAAAACCGCTCTTTTCCATCCCCATAAACCCATATGCAAAAGGAGAAATACActcacatgttctgttttcaagcactgaaatatcaacctcatgttacatgTTCCTTTCCCCAGCCTCCTTTGGGAAAGTCTGGAgctaccaccacctccatctgTGGACATGCTCCTGCTGCCTGTAGCTTggcccttttcttttctctgcttgGCCTGACTCAGCATAAACTAACCTCAATATCTCAAAATCTTGTTATCTGTCATCATTGTAGTCAGTCCATGGTATGATTCTAACTCTGAATGAGGGAGAAATCTATTCATTTAAGTCTAAACCGGTCACGTCAAAGCTGAGCTATAAAGATCATTATAATGTATTATATGAAGTAAAATGGGTTGACTACACACAGGAGGCCATTATGGAGCTGAACTGTCTTAGACCTTAAAAGTCTCATGCAGCTCATTACTATATTAAGGTATAAAGGGTGGAGGGATCAGGAAAACCCACCTGTGTAGTGGGGTCTGATTCGCCCCATCAGTTAAGTTGATGATGTCTTCCACTTTGTCGACAGAGGAGAGCATCAGCTTGACTACCTCAGTAGCACCCTGGGTGCAGGCCAAATGAAGCGGGGTAGACCTGTCATTCTGCACCACAACAAACATGGATACATTATGAATAATGAACACTATAATGCATATTCACAAGCCTATCAAACGTGATTTATATCTGCTCCACATGGATACACTGTGACATGGAGCTGAAGATAAACATACAAGAATTAGTACGCACGCAAGGCATCATGTGTactcacttacacacagacatattgtACGCTTCCCCAGTGTAACATTAGCAAAGTATCTGTGAGACTTGCTGTCTGAACACTGGGGGCTGTAACAGAAGCCTTTAATGAGATAACCAGGACTGGCAGGAGGAGGCCAGTGATCGCTCCACTCAGCTCCACAGCATAAGTGGGGGTAATTTGTATCAATTTAGCCAACCAAAGCTATTACTGTACTCACTATTCCTGCTGTAGCTCTGGCCACTAGCCCAGGGCTAGACATAACGATCACTCCCAGATGGGCATGATAAGACTGACATGTTCTCACagtacaaagacagagagagaactgCTGCACAGGTGTAGGTAAATGAGATCTAGATTGAAAACACATTGCAAATCTGACAGAGATGGACAGATGATCGAAAATGACATTTGTAATCTGTAGTGGCCAGATGTTAGGACGGAAGAGAATGACAATTTAAAAGTGTCTACTACATTTTACCTGTTGTTGGTCCACTTTTGCCCCATTAGCAATGCAGAGGTGGATGGTGTCAATATTTCCGCCACGTACAGCCAGGTGGAGGGGACTGCTCTTGGACTTGTCTATATAGTTGACGTGGGAAATAATATCGTGGCCAAACTCCTCTCCTGCCAGCAGAGAATtaaataaattgatttttttaatgctgaagtACTGTGCTTACAGAAGCTCATGGTATTTTCTCATAAGCTTTTCCATCTTTGACTTAGCGGGAGGGAGGAAGTCAAATGAGAGTCATTGTGCCTATTCCAGTGTTTTTGTAAAAAGTCAAACAGCACAAGAATGTGAATACTCATTCATTCTTTTACTtagcaaacacagaaatatcATAAATATTTGCTACTCTGGCTAAACCTTTTCCAACACCAGATTTACCAAGCAGACCTCCCACTGTGAGTAAACACACTGTCACTCTATGGCATCTGGCTTATGTACAACTTAGCACAAGCATTCTTTTACAAAATGTCCTTCAGGGCTGAGATGGACTCTCTTGTTGTGTGGCcttgtaaaacataaacatttctTATCAGCACTTTAAATTGTTGATGATCGATCATTTGTCGTACCGGCCTTCAGAATGACTTCCATGGTTTTCTTTGCACCTGCAAAGGCTGCTGCATGGATGGGGAAATGGCCGAGCTTGTTCTGCTGGCAGAGCTTGGCTCCATGCTTTAACTTATACAAtagagaaagacaaacagagacaTTTTCAGAAGTGAAGCTGCACTGGGCTGGCTGTCAACTTAAGGAAGCCACATAATGTGTTCTGTGTAAATACACAGTTATCTCTTACAGGCTGCTGCAGGCGCACAGTAGGACTGTACATACCAATATGCTCAGAGCCTCGCAGTTATTGATGGAACAGGCCAGGATCATCGGGGTGTTCCCAAGGTCTCCCTGTAGATTGCAGTCTGTATTGCTGTAGGACAACAGCAGCTGTAGGGAGCAGAGATAAAAACAGTGGGCTTCATTCTGTCCATACTGTCCTCCTGGCTGAATATAACTCtatcctctgtcctcctccatcctACTGCAGACGTGTCAGTTTGTGGACAACAGCCAAATGCTCTAATGACTTTAGAAGGTCAGTAACTCTCACAATGAAGAAGAGATAAGGAGATTTCTGCAGGATTCATCTGCAAAAAGCTTCTCCAATACATAAACTACTGTCACTACACCTGCGTTTCAGTAGAAGTTGGCTTTCACAGTGGTGAGAAGCCCAATACTGAGTGACAATACTTGGATTTTGGAGTCAATGCATATTCAGATGTTATTGTTATATGCAGTATAGAGTATATACCGGCATGGGATTATGTAATAGGATTAATTAATCCTGAACATTCTCATTGTTTGCTTTATTACACAAACTACTAATTTGCTGCTACATGGGGTTGCTTAGAGCATTGGAACAGTTTAAACAATGTGGTGACAGCATATGTAAAGCATTGTATTATTGAGAGGCAAATCCTGCCACACTAATACAGGCTCAAGTGGGATGGCCTAATGTGCACAAAGACACAGCACTACATAATAGAACTTTTAAAGTCCAGGGTCTGCTGCTCAGTGCTTGTACTAGCTCTAGAATATACAGTTAACTTCATAAGTAACCTTGCACCTAGTCTGAAACACAAGAGCAAACACGCTTGATAATAAATTGTGAGACTTCAGCTGGGCACTTTCAGCCTTACTCACCCCCACCAGGCTGTTGTGTCCGAGGCTGACAGCCAGGTGCAGAGGGGACAGCAGGGCCATGTTGAGGATGTTGGGGTCAGCCCCGAGGTCCAGAAGAgccctgcagctctctgccttGTTCTTCTCCACAGCCCAGTGTAGGGGCACATTACCCTGCTCATCACAGCTGTTCAGCACTGACAGACCAtattagaacacacacacacagatgcaaataATAACGTATAGATGGAATAATGGTGTTTCACATGCTGCAGTGCATCTTACTGCATGATCACCACTGCGCTCTGCTTACCCTGCGAGTCTATGACAGTGGTGATGAATTGGATGAGGGTGACATGGCCCCCTGCGGCGGCGTGATGAAGGGGACTGGCTCCACATTCATCTTTCTCACTCAGGACCTCTGGGCTCTTCCTCACTAGGTTCTCCAGGAGAGCCAGGTCACCCCTCTCAGCCAACTATGATGATAGTCAAAGAGTTTAGAAAGAGAATAGAAACCAATATGGTCTCATGACAGTGAGAATATTACAACAGATGATTACAAACGGAATTATTTCAATTCACGTAGTTCTATTACATAAGACAAGGGTTGTCCAGGTctgtatttatttcttcttcGTGACTGTTTTTGAGGTTACACAGGGTTTGGATTAAAGATGTGGCATTACATCACAGCAGTCCTCATAGTATAAACACTTGTAGAAGAGATTAAtaacttctttaaaaaaaaacaaaaatctattCCCTCACCTCAAATACATTTAGACCTGCCAGAGCTGGATCCTCATCCACTATCACATATGTATAACAACTAGTCTGCCGGGCCACATCCCTGCTGAAGTTCATCACTTAGCTGACACTCTGTGGAGACATGAGCAGCGATGGCATTGACATCACCCTGTTCACACACCCTTCACACATATCACTACaacagaaaaatagaaaaagaagtCCACCACAGTTTCAATCAACACATTGAAGTGTGTATACAGAACAAAGCCTGCTTAACAAGGAGGAACAGAGAGTGTTATGTGACAGAGAGGGCAGATAACGCCTTAAGCCATAGGCTTCTCTCGCCATGAGGGGATGTGGGTGCAGATGACTTTGTCTTTACCCGGAAGGGCATTCAGATCCGCCGAGTGTTAGGAGAGGTTGGAGCCCTTTTACTTGAAGAAAGCAATTATGTTCCTCTCAGCTGGGGGGCGGCTGCTTTGACTCTGTCCCAGGTGTCCTTGCGTGATCCTGGGTGAGAGAGATTGAGAAAGAGCTTGTAATTGTATTGCACGAGGCccctcacacacatcaaaaggccaaacaacaaataacattttttcGCTGAGCCAATTACTGTGAGGAATTTTCATCGGAAATCCCCTTGACCTATACTGCTGTGGCAGTATACTGAAGATATTTCTCAGGTCATTACAGCAACTTTTACTCCATTGTggaaaaaataattttgtgtttttttttttactcacttgacagcacacacacacacacacacacacacacatacatatatatatatatatatatatatatatatacatacatagtCAGTGTATTTAAGCAATATTACATGGATCAGTGGCCCTGAACATCCACTGGACAGATTGTAACAAGGATTTCTCCACTCCTGGCTCCATTAAGGTGAGCTGAAAGACTTCAAATAATCAACCCACAGCTCAGCGAGTCGTGGTCACCAAGGTGATCAATTTAATTCACTTCTCTTTGGGTATCTCCGCACTTTATTATTGAATTGATCGGACCTGTAAATAAAGAATCTCCAGGAGttcattaaaacacataaacacagggtATAGATTTTGCAGTTCACCCATGTTTCCACTTcagaatattattattacaattcaTTCTGTATACTTTAATTAAGCTCATGACTATTGTAAATCTTACCCACAACTCACAACCAATGCCTGTAAAGTCATTAATATCTCATTTCCCGTCCCTTGCATTAAGGATAGAACTTCACATTACAGTACAAACCAGACAGGATGGCTTCATTTTCCTCTCATTTGGTTAATTTGATAAAAAACCACCAGCACAGCGTGTCATTGCCCCATCATTTCCGAGCAGCTGCGGTAAGTATCATTGAagggttttttgtttgtttgtaattgAGCCTCTCCCTCATGTGTTTGCATAGACCAAGCGTGCAGGAAGTGCACTAATGGGCACGCAGAAACAAGTAACTGCTTTTAAC
This portion of the Parambassis ranga chromosome 20, fParRan2.1, whole genome shotgun sequence genome encodes:
- the trpa1b gene encoding transient receptor potential cation channel subfamily A member 1b produces the protein MNFSRDVARQTSCYTYVIVDEDPALAGLNVFELAERGDLALLENLVRKSPEVLSEKDECGASPLHHAAAGGHVTLIQFITTVIDSQVLNSCDEQGNVPLHWAVEKNKAESCRALLDLGADPNILNMALLSPLHLAVSLGHNSLVGLLLSYSNTDCNLQGDLGNTPMILACSINNCEALSILLKHGAKLCQQNKLGHFPIHAAAFAGAKKTMEVILKAGEEFGHDIISHVNYIDKSKSSPLHLAVRGGNIDTIHLCIANGAKVDQQQNDRSTPLHLACTQGATEVVKLMLSSVDKVEDIINLTDGANQTPLHRATIFDHAELAEYLISLGADLNHTDCKGNSPLLLAASCGAWKTVALLLSKGANVNMKDKCGCNFLHLAILQPKGLKNLPEEVLQLNSVKALLSCEDNEGCTPLHYACRLGIHDSVKNMLGLSGQVGLACKSKDKKSALHFAAQYGRINTCHRLLESITDSRLLNEGDERGLTPLHLASKGGHTKVVQLLLRKGALFHSDYKGWTCLHHAASEGYTQTMDILLAAHIKLLDKADEDGNSALHIAAREGHVAAVKVLLVRGAEISLNKNHTSFLHEALQNGRKDVVNAVIDSDRCAEALRLFIPGTSQRCPILDMIEFLPETCKHLLDRCVRESDDDHNSPDYHIEYDFKWLQAPLAAKKINDKILQFQPLAALNAMVQYNRIELLNHPVCKKYLEMKWVAYGSKAHVLNMFLYLLGLLPLTHLIVNLRPTMNTTETGEHDIIMVPISFSKQGLFLSFCMVMVLVMNIYSIAKEVVQISQQRWNYFRDYSNQCDWTAAIFSLLFIIPLMLNAEGSLHWQAGAIAVLNSWVGFLLYLQRFEGVGIYVVMFGEIMKTLVRIVMLFMYLMLAFSLAFHALMLNQREFNSVPLSVIQTFVMMVGELNYQNNFLDAYLNHQLPFGFLTYVIFVSFVLLMPILLVNLMIGLAVGDIAEVQRNASLKRIAMQECGSLLDVSHKTREEGSLLMIDLHTALEDKLPYWFMKRVDKPSITIYPNRKCSKNFLRHLLSGEEESNEVWSRLQAKSKSCTLIEAELKKQKSRMKEMSDMLEKQHSLLKLIIQKMEITSEADEYDGPVNIRGNMWPNIMHAKPKSGTTSRWVPLIKAIESKQK